In the genome of Candidatus Chlamydia corallus, the window ATCTGAGTTTTTCGAGAAGTCAGCTACGCGTTGCTTTAGAAAATTTCTTTTTATACTCTATTTTATTTATTGTTCCTGGAGCTAGACTGGCCTATGTGATTTTTTATGGATGGAATTTTTACTTACAACATCCTGAAGAGATCATTCAAGTATGGCATGGAGGATTATCTAGTCACGGAGGCATTCTTGGCTTTATTTTATGGGCTGCCATTTTTTCTTGGATATATAGAAAAAAGGTTTCAAAACTGACTTTTTTGTTTCTTACAGACTTGTGTGGAGCTGTCTTTGGAATTGCTGCGTTTTTTATTCGTTTGGGTAATTTTTGGAATCAAGAAATTGTAGGAACACCGACGTCTTTACCTTGGGGAGTCGTTTTTTCTGATCCTATGCAAGGTGTTGTAGGAGTTCCTGTCCATCCTGTGCAGCTTTATGAGGGAATCAGTTACTTAGTGTTTTCTGGAGTTTTATATTTTCTTTCCTATAAGCGTTATCTGAAGTTGGGTAAGGGATATTTGACTTCTATAGTTTGTATGGGTGTTGCTTTGATTCGTTTTTTTGCAGAGTATGTAAAAAGCCATCAAGGAAAAGTTTTAGAAGAAGACTGTTTACTGTCGATCGGTCAGATTTTATCTATACCTTTATTTGTGTTTGGTATGATTTTATTCATAATTTGCTCACTGAGAAATCGAAAGCATCGCTCGCATATCTAGTTAACAGTAGGATTTTTCTGACGTTAAAATTTGGAATTTTACAGTCTATCATAGTAAGAGCCCTTTATTAAGTGATTCTCCTTTGGGAGATAATACGCGTTTATGATATTTTGACCTCTTAAGTTTAATTTTTAGAGTTTATCAAATGAATAAACGTACTTTGCTTTTTGTTTCTTTAGTCGGGGTGGCTTTTGTAGGATGTCAAATCTTTTTTGGTTATAATGAGTTTCGCTCTTGCAAAAACCTAGCCGAGAAACAACAAAGGATTTCAGAACAGACGTTAGCTGCTGTAGAATCTGTAGGTTTAAGTGTAGCTTCATGGGACACAAATCTAAATGGAGAAGAGCAAAAAAATAACTATGCCGTTCGTATTGGAGATAGGTTATTTTTATTACATAATGGAGAAGCTGCCGAGAGTGTCTATTCTTCTGGAGAGTCTTGGAATTTTGTAGATCATACTCGTGGTTTCAACAA includes:
- a CDS encoding prolipoprotein diacylglyceryl transferase encodes the protein MRAELAVIYWDHAKILWSLEQWPLRLTWYGLFFTIGIFLACLLGRYLALSYYGLKDHLSFSRSQLRVALENFFLYSILFIVPGARLAYVIFYGWNFYLQHPEEIIQVWHGGLSSHGGILGFILWAAIFSWIYRKKVSKLTFLFLTDLCGAVFGIAAFFIRLGNFWNQEIVGTPTSLPWGVVFSDPMQGVVGVPVHPVQLYEGISYLVFSGVLYFLSYKRYLKLGKGYLTSIVCMGVALIRFFAEYVKSHQGKVLEEDCLLSIGQILSIPLFVFGMILFIICSLRNRKHRSHI